In Flavobacterium sp. CBA20B-1, one DNA window encodes the following:
- a CDS encoding SdpI family protein, with translation MDIILEYCNQMLLLVGIIFILAAAVMYVFPPKKINSLYGYRTASSMQNQKKWNFAQTYSAKIMMLTGVVFLLIAPTKGLFKTNETTDLMLGLGVMIIGTVLMIVVVERALKKID, from the coding sequence ATGGATATAATTTTAGAATATTGCAACCAAATGCTGCTTCTAGTAGGAATAATTTTTATACTTGCTGCGGCAGTAATGTATGTGTTTCCACCAAAAAAAATCAATAGTTTGTATGGATACCGCACAGCATCATCTATGCAAAACCAGAAAAAATGGAATTTTGCGCAAACATACAGCGCCAAAATCATGATGCTTACCGGAGTTGTTTTTTTATTGATTGCCCCCACCAAAGGCTTATTTAAAACCAATGAAACCACCGATCTTATGTTGGGTTTAGGTGTGATGATTATTGGAACAGTTTTAATGATTGTGGTTGTGGAACGCGCACTAAAAAAAATAGACTAG
- a CDS encoding spermidine synthase gives MNFLKKYLSYLNVIPEKTYSSAYSGILEINWLNGKKVLDTQNTNYSYGNLGKVLKKALQATKTDFRSNEASILVLGLGGGDVVQQLRRNFQSKAVITAVEIDPMVIQVAMNEFGIIPNQSLEIVNNDAFQFIKYSSKRYHVVIVDLFNDTEIPEFVFQNSFVEQIYKVLYTNGTAIFNTFILNEVHNLRNEKLLALLKKHFEVQSFKNLYGHNHLMVTQKIK, from the coding sequence ATGAATTTTTTAAAAAAATACCTAAGTTATTTGAATGTAATTCCCGAAAAAACCTATTCTTCGGCATACAGCGGTATTTTAGAAATTAATTGGCTAAACGGCAAAAAAGTTTTAGACACACAAAACACCAATTATTCTTATGGAAACTTGGGAAAAGTGCTGAAAAAAGCGCTGCAAGCTACCAAAACCGATTTTCGAAGCAACGAAGCATCAATACTTGTTTTGGGGTTGGGTGGCGGTGATGTGGTGCAACAATTGCGGAGAAATTTTCAATCAAAAGCTGTAATTACCGCAGTTGAAATCGATCCAATGGTGATTCAAGTGGCTATGAATGAATTTGGAATTATTCCCAATCAATCGCTTGAAATTGTAAATAATGACGCATTTCAATTCATAAAATATTCTTCAAAAAGATACCATGTAGTAATTGTTGATTTGTTTAACGATACCGAAATTCCTGAATTTGTTTTTCAAAACAGCTTTGTAGAGCAAATTTACAAGGTGCTTTATACAAATGGAACAGCAATTTTTAATACTTTTATACTCAATGAAGTACACAATTTGCGAAATGAAAAATTGCTTGCACTACTAAAAAAGCATTTTGAAGTGCAATCGTTTAAAAATTTATACGGACACAATCATTTAATGGTTACTCAAAAAATAAAATGA
- a CDS encoding helix-turn-helix domain-containing protein: MHHFKLSTTEMADKINVPKATISHLISERNKPSLEFITKVHTTFPSINLEWLIYAKEPFLMAEKTSENNVLHPSPTYDLEKKSYPEIAIADENLTTSNENSSEKLITNEENILSFGSKKIDSIVIFYNDGSFKQYQP; the protein is encoded by the coding sequence ATGCATCATTTTAAACTTTCTACCACCGAAATGGCAGATAAAATTAATGTGCCAAAAGCCACCATTTCGCACTTAATTTCAGAGCGAAACAAGCCCAGTTTAGAATTTATCACAAAGGTGCATACTACTTTTCCATCGATCAATTTGGAGTGGCTGATATATGCAAAAGAACCTTTTTTGATGGCTGAAAAAACTTCAGAAAATAATGTTTTGCATCCATCCCCTACTTATGATTTAGAAAAAAAATCGTACCCCGAAATAGCAATCGCAGATGAAAACTTGACCACTAGCAATGAAAATAGTTCTGAAAAATTAATTACAAATGAAGAAAACATTTTATCTTTCGGCTCTAAAAAAATTGACAGTATCGTGATTTTTTACAATGATGGCAGTTTTAAACAATACCAACCCTGA
- a CDS encoding Lrp/AsnC family transcriptional regulator, which translates to MSKFRLDEIDHQILDMLIDNTRVPFTDIAKKLLISAGTVHVRVKKMEDAGIIQGSSLTLDYEKLGYSFIAYVGIFLHNTSQTKFVLERINEIPFVTVAHVTTGKFNIFCKIRAKNTRHAKEVIFMIDDIEGVYRTESMISLEESINDKKRLMHTIFQDM; encoded by the coding sequence ATGAGTAAGTTTCGATTAGATGAAATTGATCACCAGATATTAGATATGTTGATTGATAACACAAGGGTACCTTTTACAGACATTGCAAAAAAATTGTTAATATCTGCAGGAACAGTCCATGTGCGCGTTAAAAAAATGGAAGATGCAGGTATTATTCAAGGTTCTTCTTTAACGTTAGATTACGAAAAATTAGGATATTCATTTATAGCTTATGTAGGAATTTTCTTACACAATACCTCGCAAACAAAATTTGTTTTAGAGCGTATCAATGAAATTCCGTTTGTAACGGTGGCACACGTTACTACAGGTAAATTCAACATTTTCTGTAAAATTCGTGCAAAAAACACTCGTCATGCGAAAGAAGTAATTTTTATGATCGATGATATTGAGGGTGTTTACAGAACCGAGTCGATGATTTCTTTAGAAGAAAGCATTAACGATAAAAAACGCTTAATGCACACGATTTTTCAAGACATGTAA
- a CDS encoding metal-dependent hydrolase, whose translation MDSFTQIVLGVSVAHVALNKSVSTKKIFLLGAIVATLPDLDIYIAKIFNDPLTEIEIHRGFSHSIMFFLMLSMLLTFLIKRWFQETSLKQLYITIFLILLTHSLLDVFTTWGTQLFWPVSNKIALKSVFVVDLFYTLPLLIAVFWGLKKKKKAITYTGLGISTFYLIWGLSVQQMVKSRVEGQFYKQFPSKTVQTTIKPTFSNSFLWNVIIQDTNGFYISDYAIFDSKEMNFQYFQQNKKLINHLNDKNINRLKELSENQYIITQNKNGLVFNDLRFGLLKNTDNETQFAFSYQLIPTKNGYAVKELPKDKRDGMQLLKNIWNRIFNR comes from the coding sequence ATGGATTCATTTACCCAAATTGTTTTAGGAGTAAGCGTTGCACATGTAGCTTTAAATAAAAGTGTAAGCACCAAAAAGATATTTTTATTGGGTGCAATCGTTGCTACATTACCTGATTTAGACATTTACATTGCAAAGATTTTTAATGATCCGCTAACCGAAATCGAAATCCATCGGGGATTTTCCCATTCCATTATGTTCTTTTTAATGTTAAGCATGCTCCTAACTTTTCTAATTAAACGCTGGTTTCAAGAAACTTCGTTAAAACAACTATATATAACCATATTTTTGATTTTGCTTACGCATTCATTATTGGATGTTTTTACCACTTGGGGCACTCAGCTTTTTTGGCCTGTTTCAAATAAAATAGCCTTGAAATCAGTCTTTGTAGTCGATTTGTTTTACACCCTTCCATTATTAATAGCTGTTTTTTGGGGTTTGAAGAAGAAGAAAAAAGCAATAACATACACAGGTTTAGGTATAAGCACCTTTTATTTAATTTGGGGATTGAGTGTTCAACAAATGGTAAAAAGTAGGGTGGAAGGTCAGTTTTATAAACAATTTCCCTCTAAAACCGTTCAAACAACCATAAAACCCACTTTTTCAAACAGTTTTTTGTGGAATGTAATTATTCAAGATACCAATGGTTTTTATATTTCAGATTATGCTATTTTTGATTCAAAAGAAATGAATTTTCAATATTTCCAGCAAAACAAAAAATTAATCAATCATTTGAATGATAAGAACATCAATCGATTAAAAGAACTATCCGAAAATCAATACATTATAACACAAAACAAAAACGGATTGGTTTTTAATGATTTGCGTTTTGGATTGTTGAAAAATACCGATAACGAAACCCAATTTGCTTTTTCCTATCAGTTAATTCCTACAAAAAATGGATATGCTGTGAAAGAACTTCCAAAAGATAAACGTGACGGCATGCAACTTTTAAAAAATATATGGAATCGAATTTTTAATAGGTGA
- a CDS encoding M14 family zinc carboxypeptidase — MQFLKQAEINQRYFTNFHLEKVLQQLDASIFKISILGKSVQQKNIYRVDFGTGDFKILLWSQMHGNETTTTRAIVDFLHYVNEGKNTHWLEKFSFTFIPVLNPDGAEAFTRVNANAVDLNRDSVNLSQPESQLLRAVFNETQPNLALNMHDQRTIFSAGNTSNAATLSFLAPAYNEERSINNTRKFAMQLIAAMHQSLKKSVPGHIGRFDDGFNINCIGDLFTHLNTPTILFEAGFYPNDYQRLVAKKLVFDSLIILLNSLLSEDYKNLSITHYMEIPENQKNFVDLLIENFATENPDYATFSKLPIVFKEHILNGELLLKPEVDFESAPAYQFSHNIVNVAKKVVNSSKDLENALKNVMIS; from the coding sequence ATGCAATTCCTAAAACAAGCCGAAATCAATCAACGATATTTCACAAATTTTCACTTAGAAAAAGTCCTTCAACAATTGGATGCATCCATTTTCAAAATTTCAATTTTAGGGAAAAGTGTGCAACAAAAAAATATTTACAGAGTTGATTTTGGTACGGGTGATTTTAAGATTTTGCTGTGGTCTCAAATGCATGGAAACGAAACTACGACTACTCGGGCAATTGTTGATTTTTTACACTATGTGAATGAAGGAAAAAATACGCATTGGTTAGAAAAATTTTCGTTTACATTTATCCCGGTTTTAAATCCTGATGGAGCAGAAGCCTTTACTCGTGTAAATGCCAATGCGGTTGATTTGAATAGAGATTCGGTAAACCTTTCACAGCCAGAATCGCAATTGTTGCGTGCTGTTTTTAATGAAACGCAACCAAATTTAGCACTGAATATGCATGATCAACGCACTATTTTTTCTGCGGGAAACACTTCAAATGCTGCTACGCTTTCTTTTTTAGCTCCGGCATACAATGAAGAGCGCAGTATCAACAACACCCGAAAGTTTGCTATGCAGTTAATCGCTGCCATGCATCAATCATTAAAAAAGTCGGTTCCAGGACATATTGGCCGGTTCGATGATGGCTTCAATATAAATTGTATTGGTGATTTATTTACCCATTTAAATACACCTACTATTTTGTTTGAAGCTGGGTTTTATCCGAATGATTACCAACGTTTGGTTGCCAAAAAACTGGTTTTTGATAGCTTAATTATCTTGTTGAATTCCTTACTGTCTGAAGATTATAAGAATTTATCGATTACTCACTATATGGAAATACCTGAAAATCAGAAGAATTTTGTAGATCTATTGATTGAAAATTTTGCTACCGAAAACCCCGATTATGCTACCTTTTCAAAGCTTCCTATTGTTTTTAAAGAGCATATTTTGAATGGTGAATTGTTGTTAAAACCCGAAGTAGATTTTGAGTCGGCGCCTGCCTATCAATTTTCACACAACATTGTAAATGTTGCTAAAAAAGTAGTAAATAGTTCAAAAGACCTTGAAAATGCTCTAAAAAATGTAATGATTTCTTAG
- a CDS encoding transporter, producing MKKYSYIAIALLGFITANAQYTKDINTNRPSSSMGAYSVSKGIFQIEGGYTYQNDEFHSDKTNTFNNSQVQLRYGDMLENLEFVGDFYFTSYKQTDYGIDITNSGFRQLNFGVKYLIYDHYKYYVEKRNVYSWKANQRFKWGRLIPAVALYAGGQFNFEHNLYYPNLPEVGLKTMLIAQQHLSKRFSMTYNFIGENVTEEAYRNISYIVTASLGLSDRWSIFGEHQGIIDRKYENISVPFMNEASLKGGLTYKIHQNLQIDAFGGTSLENSPHKIQAGIGVSWRNHKKFEFKDPTEL from the coding sequence ATGAAAAAATACAGTTACATAGCAATTGCTTTGTTGGGTTTTATAACCGCAAACGCACAATATACAAAGGATATCAACACCAATCGACCAAGTTCTTCAATGGGTGCTTATAGTGTGAGCAAAGGAATTTTTCAGATAGAAGGTGGATACACTTATCAAAACGATGAATTTCATAGTGATAAAACCAATACTTTTAATAATTCTCAGGTGCAATTGCGCTATGGAGATATGTTGGAAAACTTAGAGTTTGTTGGCGATTTTTATTTCACCAGTTACAAACAAACAGATTATGGAATTGATATAACAAACAGCGGTTTTAGACAGTTGAACTTTGGTGTAAAATACCTGATTTATGATCACTATAAATATTATGTAGAAAAAAGAAACGTGTACAGCTGGAAAGCCAATCAACGTTTTAAATGGGGCAGATTGATTCCGGCAGTAGCACTTTACGCTGGTGGGCAGTTTAATTTTGAGCACAATTTGTATTACCCCAATTTACCCGAAGTGGGCTTAAAAACCATGTTGATTGCACAGCAACATCTAAGCAAACGCTTTAGCATGACCTACAATTTTATTGGTGAAAATGTTACCGAAGAAGCATACAGAAACATTAGTTATATTGTAACAGCTTCGTTGGGATTAAGCGACAGATGGAGTATTTTTGGCGAACACCAAGGAATTATTGATCGCAAATATGAAAACATTTCAGTTCCGTTTATGAACGAAGCTTCGCTGAAAGGTGGATTAACCTATAAAATTCATCAAAATTTACAGATTGATGCGTTCGGTGGAACAAGCCTTGAAAACAGTCCGCATAAAATTCAGGCTGGAATAGGTGTTTCATGGCGCAATCACAAAAAATTCGAGTTTAAAGATCCTACCGAATTATAA
- the ltrA gene encoding group II intron reverse transcriptase/maturase, which translates to MITRVVQPFNLQKPLEHVIANKGSAGVDGVSIRELRKVFSEKKLQLIEDIKHGNYQVHPILGIEIPKGNGNTRLLGVPTTTERVLQQAVAQTLAPLFEPEFSNYSFGFRPQKNARQAVGQSREYIHSGLNHIVDIDLKNFFDEVDHCLVLNLIYQKVKCKATLQLIRKWLRAPIKINGKLQKRRKGVPQGSPLSPLLSNILLHQLDKEMTRRGHKFVRYADDFSIYCKSHNQAKATRVVIEKFLKNKLKLTINEEKSGIRKPINFTILGFGFVPTYKKGSKNQYQLIVSEKAWKKLKERLKAITRKTTPATFEERITKIKKVQRGWLNYFQGTSILGKLRDLDGWLRNRLRYCIWHHWKKPERKRKNLIRLGVDQDHAYAWSRTRKGGWAIAQSPILGTTITLQRLKKRGYISLTELYLELNPSLCEPPST; encoded by the coding sequence ATGATAACAAGAGTAGTACAACCGTTTAATCTTCAAAAACCATTGGAACACGTTATTGCCAATAAAGGCAGTGCGGGTGTTGATGGTGTTTCTATCCGAGAACTCCGCAAGGTGTTTTCTGAAAAGAAACTACAACTGATTGAAGACATCAAACACGGAAACTACCAAGTACACCCCATTTTAGGTATCGAAATTCCGAAAGGAAACGGAAACACCCGATTATTGGGTGTTCCCACCACTACAGAACGTGTGTTGCAACAAGCCGTAGCACAAACCCTTGCACCACTTTTTGAACCCGAATTTAGTAATTATAGTTTTGGATTTAGACCCCAGAAGAATGCCCGACAAGCTGTTGGACAATCTAGGGAATACATCCATTCAGGGCTCAATCACATTGTTGATATCGACCTGAAAAACTTCTTCGACGAAGTTGACCATTGTTTAGTACTGAATTTAATTTATCAGAAAGTAAAATGCAAAGCTACCCTGCAACTCATACGTAAATGGCTCAGAGCACCGATTAAAATCAACGGAAAGCTACAAAAGAGAAGAAAAGGCGTTCCGCAAGGAAGTCCCTTAAGTCCGCTATTGTCGAACATTTTACTGCATCAATTGGATAAGGAAATGACCCGAAGAGGACACAAATTTGTACGTTATGCGGATGATTTTAGTATCTATTGCAAAAGCCACAATCAAGCCAAAGCTACGAGAGTGGTAATTGAGAAGTTCCTGAAAAACAAGCTCAAATTAACTATAAATGAAGAAAAGAGCGGTATTAGAAAACCAATCAACTTCACGATTTTAGGTTTTGGGTTTGTGCCTACGTACAAAAAAGGAAGCAAGAATCAATACCAACTCATCGTTTCGGAAAAGGCATGGAAGAAACTAAAAGAGCGACTCAAAGCCATAACCCGAAAAACTACACCAGCCACGTTTGAAGAACGTATTACCAAGATAAAAAAAGTGCAACGAGGATGGTTGAACTATTTTCAAGGCACGAGTATTTTGGGCAAATTACGAGATTTAGATGGTTGGTTACGTAACCGACTGCGCTACTGCATTTGGCATCATTGGAAGAAACCTGAACGAAAGCGGAAAAACCTGATTCGATTAGGAGTTGACCAAGACCACGCCTATGCTTGGAGCAGAACTCGGAAAGGAGGTTGGGCAATTGCACAAAGTCCTATTTTAGGAACAACCATTACTTTACAACGCTTGAAGAAAAGGGGGTATATTTCCTTAACCGAATTATATTTAGAGCTTAATCCATCTCTTTGCGAACCGCCGAGTACGTGA
- a CDS encoding type II toxin-antitoxin system ParD family antitoxin: MAKNTSILLGDYFDNFISRQIKTGKYSSASEVVRAALRMFEYEESKRTELIKELKKGEKSGFVKNFDRKELLNSLHQKHLSK; encoded by the coding sequence ATGGCTAAAAACACATCTATTTTGCTCGGGGATTATTTTGACAATTTTATCAGCCGACAAATTAAAACAGGAAAATATTCTTCCGCAAGTGAAGTTGTTAGAGCGGCTTTGAGAATGTTCGAGTACGAAGAGTCAAAAAGAACCGAACTGATAAAGGAACTGAAAAAAGGAGAAAAATCAGGTTTTGTAAAAAACTTTGACAGAAAAGAACTTTTAAATAGCCTTCATCAAAAGCATTTGAGTAAATAA
- the yaaA gene encoding peroxide stress protein YaaA — protein sequence MKIIISPAKSLDFETELPTQNFTKPAFIKQSKEVHKVLKTLKPEDLSKLMDISANLADLNWQRNKARKYKLTELNNSVRQAVFAFNGEVYTGLNAYTLKESEIDYLQKHLNILSGLYGLLKPLDLIEAYRLEMGIKLPIADKKDLHDFWKETVTATLNKGYKKGDVLVNLASNEYFGAVDKKTLKAKIITPEFKDYKDGKLKMISFFAKKARGLMVRYMAKNNITNVEDIKQFNEEGYGFDANLSTDTKWVFTR from the coding sequence ATGAAAATAATCATATCACCAGCAAAATCTTTAGATTTTGAAACCGAATTACCTACACAAAACTTTACAAAGCCTGCATTTATCAAGCAAAGTAAAGAGGTGCATAAAGTTTTAAAAACACTAAAACCCGAAGATTTAAGTAAGTTAATGGATATTTCTGCTAACCTAGCAGATTTAAATTGGCAACGAAATAAAGCAAGAAAATATAAGTTAACGGAACTTAATAATTCAGTTCGCCAAGCGGTTTTTGCTTTCAACGGTGAAGTTTATACAGGGTTAAACGCTTATACATTAAAAGAAAGCGAAATAGATTATTTGCAAAAACACCTTAATATACTTTCAGGTTTGTATGGTTTGCTAAAACCTTTAGATTTAATAGAAGCTTATCGATTGGAAATGGGGATAAAACTGCCAATTGCCGATAAAAAAGACTTACACGATTTTTGGAAAGAAACTGTCACAGCAACTTTAAACAAAGGTTATAAAAAAGGCGATGTGTTGGTAAACTTAGCCAGCAACGAATATTTCGGTGCAGTTGATAAAAAAACACTAAAAGCAAAAATCATTACGCCCGAATTTAAAGATTACAAAGACGGAAAACTAAAAATGATTAGCTTTTTCGCTAAAAAAGCGCGCGGGTTGATGGTGCGCTACATGGCAAAAAATAATATTACAAATGTTGAAGATATTAAACAGTTCAATGAAGAAGGATATGGCTTCGATGCAAATTTATCCACCGATACCAAATGGGTTTTTACGAGGTAA
- the fabG gene encoding 3-oxoacyl-[acyl-carrier-protein] reductase codes for MKLLEGKTAIITGATRGIGRGIALTFAKQGANVAFTYSSSEEAAISLENELTAMGVQAKSYKSNAADFNEAQSLVDSVLASFGTVDVLINNAGITKDNLLMRMSEEDFDNVMDVNLKSVFNMTKAVQKTMLKNRNGVIINMSSVVGVKGNAGQANYAASKAGIIGFSKSVALELGSRNIRCNVVAPGFIETEMTAKLGEETVKGWTDAIPLKRGGTPEDIANACVFLSSDLATYITGQVINVDGGMLT; via the coding sequence ATGAAATTATTAGAAGGAAAAACTGCAATCATAACAGGTGCAACCCGCGGAATTGGTAGAGGAATTGCTTTAACTTTTGCAAAACAAGGTGCAAACGTGGCATTTACATACAGCTCGTCTGAAGAAGCTGCAATTTCTTTAGAAAATGAATTAACAGCTATGGGCGTTCAAGCAAAATCATACAAATCAAACGCAGCAGACTTTAACGAGGCGCAAAGTTTGGTGGATAGTGTATTGGCTAGTTTTGGAACTGTTGATGTTTTAATCAACAATGCAGGTATTACCAAAGACAATTTGTTGATGCGTATGAGCGAAGAAGATTTTGACAACGTAATGGATGTAAACTTAAAATCGGTTTTTAACATGACCAAAGCCGTGCAAAAAACCATGCTTAAAAACAGAAACGGTGTGATTATCAACATGAGTTCTGTGGTGGGTGTGAAAGGAAATGCAGGTCAGGCAAACTATGCAGCATCAAAAGCTGGAATCATTGGTTTTTCAAAATCGGTAGCATTGGAATTAGGTTCTAGAAACATTCGTTGCAACGTGGTGGCACCAGGGTTTATCGAAACCGAAATGACTGCAAAATTGGGCGAAGAAACAGTAAAAGGCTGGACAGACGCTATTCCTTTGAAACGCGGCGGTACACCAGAAGATATTGCAAACGCTTGTGTGTTTTTATCATCAGATTTGGCTACCTACATTACGGGTCAGGTTATAAATGTTGATGGCGGAATGCTTACATAA
- a CDS encoding alpha/beta hydrolase family protein: protein MKKIILLFALLFSFVSFAQIEGTWNGNIELPTGKLPFVLHITKENGQYKATSDSPDQGVYGIELQEIRFENNTLFLKDARMFMSYEGELANANAINGNFKQGGQSFKLNFKKGTFTRNRPQEPQPPFSYKIQDITFENKEAGIKLAGTLTMPNGKGPFPAVVLVSGSGAQDRNEELLGHKPFLLIADRLTKNGFAVLRYDDRGVAQSEGNFESATTFDFAKDTKSALEYLKTIKEIDRKNIGILGHSEGGMIAQIVAAENKDVAFIISLAGPGIAIDELMLTQKYEIEKAYGLSNEDLEASKNLYKKIYEIIKNNPSNEKAKQAIKSFLKTDPAYKELSEKQINDLAAATDSNWFTTFIRYNPEKNIAKIKAKALILNGEKDVQVTAKENLEGWRKGLAHNKNVTIKSYPNLNHLFQLAKTGMPDEYGTIETTMEPAVLEDITKWLNENVK from the coding sequence ATGAAAAAAATCATCCTACTTTTTGCCCTACTCTTTAGTTTTGTTTCCTTTGCCCAAATTGAAGGAACTTGGAACGGAAATATTGAATTACCCACCGGAAAGCTTCCCTTTGTGCTGCATATCACCAAAGAAAATGGGCAATACAAAGCAACATCCGACAGTCCAGATCAAGGGGTTTATGGAATCGAATTACAGGAAATTCGATTTGAAAACAATACATTATTCTTGAAAGATGCGCGTATGTTTATGAGCTATGAAGGCGAATTGGCTAACGCGAACGCTATCAACGGAAACTTTAAACAAGGCGGACAATCGTTTAAACTAAATTTCAAAAAAGGTACATTTACACGCAATCGTCCGCAGGAACCACAACCACCATTCAGCTATAAAATCCAAGATATAACATTTGAAAACAAAGAAGCCGGAATAAAATTGGCCGGAACATTGACCATGCCAAACGGCAAAGGACCATTTCCCGCAGTTGTTTTAGTATCGGGCAGCGGCGCTCAAGACCGAAACGAAGAATTGTTGGGACACAAACCTTTCTTGCTTATTGCCGATCGCCTTACAAAAAACGGTTTTGCAGTGTTGCGTTATGATGATCGAGGTGTAGCACAATCGGAAGGTAATTTTGAATCAGCCACTACTTTTGATTTTGCAAAAGATACCAAAAGTGCTCTTGAATATCTTAAAACCATTAAAGAAATCGATAGAAAAAATATCGGTATTTTAGGACACAGCGAAGGCGGAATGATTGCCCAAATTGTAGCTGCTGAAAACAAAGATGTTGCATTTATAATTTCGCTTGCCGGTCCCGGAATTGCAATTGACGAGTTAATGCTTACTCAAAAATACGAGATTGAAAAAGCATACGGACTATCAAACGAAGATCTAGAAGCCAGTAAAAATCTTTACAAGAAAATCTATGAAATCATTAAAAACAATCCATCCAATGAAAAAGCAAAGCAAGCGATTAAATCGTTCTTAAAAACAGATCCTGCTTATAAAGAACTATCCGAAAAACAAATCAACGACTTGGCTGCTGCAACAGATTCTAATTGGTTTACAACTTTTATTAGATACAATCCTGAAAAAAATATTGCCAAAATAAAAGCAAAAGCTTTGATTTTAAACGGCGAAAAAGATGTGCAGGTTACCGCAAAAGAAAATTTAGAAGGTTGGCGAAAAGGTTTGGCACACAATAAGAATGTTACCATAAAATCATATCCAAACTTAAACCATTTGTTTCAATTGGCAAAAACAGGCATGCCGGATGAATACGGTACTATTGAAACTACCATGGAACCTGCTGTTTTAGAAGATATTACCAAATGGTTGAACGAAAATGTAAAATAA
- a CDS encoding type II toxin-antitoxin system RelE/ParE family toxin has translation MGYKISHEANRDIENIWLYTYENWSLEQADRYINLIIDEIEYLAENPKSGKDYGHLRKGYFRSQIKSHFIFYKISLKREEIEIIRVLHQRMDIESRLTE, from the coding sequence ATGGGGTATAAAATCAGTCATGAAGCGAATCGGGATATTGAGAACATTTGGCTTTATACATATGAAAACTGGTCGCTCGAACAAGCGGATAGATACATCAACCTGATAATTGACGAAATAGAATACTTAGCGGAAAATCCAAAATCAGGAAAAGATTATGGGCATCTAAGAAAAGGCTATTTTCGTTCTCAAATAAAATCACATTTCATTTTCTATAAAATCAGTCTAAAAAGAGAAGAAATTGAAATCATCAGAGTTTTGCATCAAAGAATGGATATTGAATCCCGACTGACTGAATAA
- a CDS encoding META domain-containing protein — protein MKKIYLLLIFALLTVIFSCKSKQTATDDSKTAVNFDEKTFDPYFKGLGTEPFWNIEINDDFVVYKDINGKQEVFTIQNTHQAQDANVRLIRSENNNKQLEITIAQKPCSDGMSDQSFDYKTDVTIISKDKELQLNGCGNYVIPVKMQGKWELISFKGNEVPANKFLKTPYLQFENEENHVSGNASCNGFSGAVYFDNEHIRFSKLGVTRMMCVHDNMETDFLKVLETITHYELKNDELHLFSGTDLQMILKKN, from the coding sequence ATGAAAAAGATCTATTTATTACTCATTTTTGCTCTGTTAACAGTGATTTTTTCGTGTAAAAGCAAACAAACCGCAACCGATGACAGCAAAACTGCAGTTAACTTCGATGAAAAGACATTTGATCCTTATTTTAAAGGATTAGGTACAGAACCTTTTTGGAATATTGAAATAAACGACGATTTTGTTGTTTATAAAGATATTAACGGAAAACAAGAAGTATTTACCATTCAAAACACCCACCAAGCCCAAGATGCAAATGTGCGATTGATTAGGTCAGAAAACAACAACAAACAGTTAGAAATCACGATTGCACAAAAACCGTGCTCTGATGGCATGTCGGATCAATCTTTTGATTACAAGACCGATGTTACGATCATTTCAAAAGATAAAGAGCTGCAATTAAACGGTTGTGGAAATTATGTGATTCCTGTAAAAATGCAAGGAAAATGGGAGCTTATTTCGTTTAAAGGAAATGAAGTTCCTGCTAACAAATTCTTAAAAACACCCTATTTACAATTTGAAAATGAAGAAAATCATGTAAGCGGCAACGCAAGTTGCAATGGTTTCAGTGGTGCTGTTTATTTTGATAACGAACACATTCGCTTTTCCAAATTAGGGGTAACACGCATGATGTGTGTACATGATAATATGGAAACCGATTTTTTGAAAGTTTTAGAAACCATAACCCATTACGAACTTAAGAATGATGAATTGCATTTATTCTCTGGAACTGATTTACAAATGATACTAAAGAAAAACTAA